A DNA window from Bos javanicus breed banteng chromosome 10, ARS-OSU_banteng_1.0, whole genome shotgun sequence contains the following coding sequences:
- the HAUS2 gene encoding HAUS augmin-like complex subunit 2 isoform X2, producing MLNMSKKSTSCFVNFSRLQQITDIQAEIYQKNLEIELLSLEKDAADVVHPSFLAQKCHSLQSMNNHLEAVLKEKRSLRQRLLKPMCQGNLPIEAVYHRYMVHLLELAVTFIERLEDHLETIRNIPHLDADLKKMSTALAKMDILVTETEELAENILKWREQQKEVSSYIPKILAEKNSLHKHDVIVPPLPLTSKVNVQTINAK from the exons ATGTTAAATATGTCTAAGAAATCAACTTCTTGTTTTGTGAACTTCTCCAGACTACAGCAGATAacagatattcaagctgaaaTCTACCAG AAAAACCTGGAAATTGAACTCCTAAGCCTAGAAAAAGATGCAGCAGATGTTGTCCATCCTTCCTTTTTGG CTCAGAAGTGTCATAGTCTGCAAAGCATGAATAATCATTTGGAAGCAGTGCTAAAAGAAAAGCGGTCCCTCAGGCAAAGACTGTTGAAACCCATGTGCCAAGGAAACTTGCCTATTGAAGCTGTTTATCACAG aTACATGGTGCATTTGCTGGAATTGGCAGTAACTTTCATTGAGCGATTAGAAGATCATCTTGAAACAATTAGAAATATCCCTCATTTAGATGCAGATCTAAAGAAAATG AGCACAGCTTTAGCAAAGATGGATATATTGGTGACTGAGACAGAAGAACTGGCAGAGAATATACTCAAGTGGCGAGAACAACAAAAGGAAGTTTCCTCTTATATCCCCAAAATATTAGCTGAAAAAAATTCTCTTCATAAACATGATGTTATAGTGCCTCCTTTACCTCTTACTTCTAAAGTTAATGTTCAAACTATTAATGCCAAGTAA
- the HAUS2 gene encoding HAUS augmin-like complex subunit 2 isoform X3 produces MNNHLEAVLKEKRSLRQRLLKPMCQGNLPIEAVYHRYMVHLLELAVTFIERLEDHLETIRNIPHLDADLKKMSTALAKMDILVTETEELAENILKWREQQKEVSSYIPKILAEKNSLHKHDVIVPPLPLTSKVNVQTINAK; encoded by the exons ATGAATAATCATTTGGAAGCAGTGCTAAAAGAAAAGCGGTCCCTCAGGCAAAGACTGTTGAAACCCATGTGCCAAGGAAACTTGCCTATTGAAGCTGTTTATCACAG aTACATGGTGCATTTGCTGGAATTGGCAGTAACTTTCATTGAGCGATTAGAAGATCATCTTGAAACAATTAGAAATATCCCTCATTTAGATGCAGATCTAAAGAAAATG AGCACAGCTTTAGCAAAGATGGATATATTGGTGACTGAGACAGAAGAACTGGCAGAGAATATACTCAAGTGGCGAGAACAACAAAAGGAAGTTTCCTCTTATATCCCCAAAATATTAGCTGAAAAAAATTCTCTTCATAAACATGATGTTATAGTGCCTCCTTTACCTCTTACTTCTAAAGTTAATGTTCAAACTATTAATGCCAAGTAA